A window of Lepus europaeus isolate LE1 chromosome 11, mLepTim1.pri, whole genome shotgun sequence contains these coding sequences:
- the CMTM5 gene encoding CKLF-like MARVEL transmembrane domain-containing protein 5: MLGAWDRRDRPSEEGAAAVLQGFAVDKSFLSSLKGILLETELVLVFIIFICFTASISAYMAAALLEFFITLAFLFLYATQYYQRFDRLNWPCLDFLRCISAIIIFLVVSFAAVTSRDGAAIAAFVFGIILVAVFAYDAFKIYRTEMAPRASQGDPQ; this comes from the exons ATGCTGGGTGCCTGGGACCGCCGAGACCGGCCCTCCGAGGAGGGGGCAGCTGCCGTGCTCCAGGGCTTCGCCGTGGACAAGAGCTTCCTCTCTTCCCTCAAAGGCATCCTGCTGGAGACCGAGCTG GTCCTGGTTTTCATCATCTTCATCTGCTTCACGGCCTCCATCTCTGCCTACATGGCCGCGGCGCTGCTGGAGTTCTTCATCACGCtcgccttcctcttcctctacgCCACCCAGTACTACCAGCGCTTCGACCGGCTCAACTGGCCCTGTCTG gacttCCTCCGCTGCATCAGTGCCATCATCATCTTCCTGGTGGTCTCCTTTGCTGCTGTGACCTCCCGGGATGGAGCTGCCATCGCTGCTTTT GTTTTTGGCATCATTCTGGTTGCTGTCTTTGCCTATGATGCTTTCAAGATCTACCGGACTGAGATGGcacccagggcctcccagg GGGATCCGCAGTGA